In Nasonia vitripennis strain AsymCx chromosome 2, Nvit_psr_1.1, whole genome shotgun sequence, a genomic segment contains:
- the LOC100118457 gene encoding probable serine/threonine-protein kinase DDB_G0282963 isoform X6, whose amino-acid sequence MDLPATQAMSEDEFPATQQVVNNEKEEKTLVGTLLINKQTYSIFSGLTKIGRHPNCEIVLNSETVSKIHAEIEATSPNRPVFIKDLKSSNLTRINRGKLRPYSLYQVTDGNELIFGNVIAIFKLYQPIDDSLVSCTPQVNRKLKAIIPGTPDSSMNTSSASESDNSIIPGTQTDKIDSNFRLPGIPVRSSRSDEHRSPRVPAFTLDDLPSPLSKEKKRHDDICEAKTQRPSTSNETEGHDSSDDIYTAATQKASKIVKPVTSDENIYDMATQRPIDSDEGTDELENVTTQRLNYKYPQSSKVTDNQSINDLETQPFDAEKLNSVKRKSLDASIYSALTQKNVPDNSDNESIEDLETQQFNLANNVSIHSAATQKNDYTKSNSKSIEDLETQAFDTRKSSVFNGDLNDVSIHSAPTQKNVCNEPTETIEDLETQQVDMRKSNSSNNSSHDVSIHSAATQKNVSKDLSKSMENLETQQFDLQKKALKRESYDDSIYSATTQKVNNEAPHEFIENVETQKFDANKPEKFVVPSPFQRECNKSLDVSETERCIPVDNILESIENMETQHFVTTTTSETSTSNKVTDESIHAAEILKLRSAEPNNESIDNLETEQFINKTTNEIIDESTESMHLVDESPRISSLSFTSQNTSPVDLKDTKESSSNAGIQRIEQENEQNNTSENPNNSNLQFKEPLVSSSITYSNTTNTINDKEISVSKSVGNNEEEKSILEGENEEEMFSQNLIEDCPFAFLPEESVSNKNQSSTISQIEEKTKIKENKIINGSIFNASTNTEIHKSEAAASKSHDIINESDSETDEEGVFTNQSSNEDKCNQSSSKYTSKTGKDAVPNEADSETDEEGAFSNHLSNQSEGDVKNSKQNNDKIRENDSETDEEGVFSDRMVKEKKNQSSLSKKDNNVDSDEDIFDNIPDDDGKTELNESVILSSKPDSLIHQDLIFDDNCEEKSTIIKKSHTANTKSFEDNKINDIEVDDLASTQLINTGMTDNFLASTQVISKEKDSAKKTGENFDDLELVPTQKIVDTQYTESQFPAQNSSRRSNDRWNTNSTIDLAPTQKLTDTQLCTESQFATSINKQLNDCSNAVNKLDLASTQIITETQSCTESQFAKPVGKQLNDKCNTEKKAVVAETAPCTELQLATEINDELPNDLINRNADIEDLECKNAPTKDSNDLEQKLSLSQSKRQLEELEITCNKKVKTTDDAQNVQSDLFDNVEKDLGEMFEGPENKPSEVDQSALLTQQLENILESSQNDDSFVTDLNESKPSPTLSSGRISKTKNRRRAMLLGKADPLSPLVKPVINLNDTIERNLNKLFDDNVNNMKAYETDEMMTQQLKSILQSQDDHHMTNNEDITVTKSPVLSKTCEKKKNRLSLSVNLNASSTSKKQAKQQTPKPSCVQPSSSNKTVELQEADEYLANLKSNKTRNATDTLSDEERIHSQSSTDNEREIVYKRGMIGFSSTMRPEAGDSSKAEGVPKTIQSRMSSLTIIRTKRSVASDVDDAQNRPPKRSKTTPVDEERPKLQQLSPAPVSVADPDKKRVSKVPKTLDSFVVNYNSKNITDSSDTSAIENSVVEETQNEKSNRSQTRGRAAAANRKKTKHEALTVHSNNSSKENLVVENSDVESAPYTSKARNIRLKRNLNITDPSVIKNSSKDEISNSSVESDSKTKKRGRATRQKKAMSVKEPVVTKKVATIIQDSDAEESDESEFLKKESKNKLVETIKSSHSGKSNNSKVIEAESQNEKEKDVEQMISGKSNKSDVNVTKSKRTRRVKESDLEKKDSSLDAVSKKINTRTRRGIKVDNSSLEESSSSDSAATKGNKSDQDKNVKESVLEKFNADVNKTSKNRQIKQADAIKIKSNVEESHEDEVTLDSDLGIPDPSTKPSRSSRATKTNVTLNKGTRSRKANARDQSSDSVFSESDAEKDRNVSLANKSSSSRPVRQTRARKASTNVSTVDTPSSEESQEIAEILQNSSGEEANRSRKRNARRAKNTPNSSEDTQDSESNNTQEDNVFERPVSRPKRARLVKSTKNKSSSQNNLPVDEEIRTRSPQQSSTSQKRTPSPNLPVTPSRSTPSRNRRTMSMSPMKGASYKVLFTGERSEVHRKIVAKLGGSEMEDPEKCSILVTDKVRRTYKFLCCLAQGIPIVSVAWLNDSGKAHRFLNWENYVLQDPTAEAKFKFKLKESLEKASTHRLLEGYTVLITPRITQPPVAELKGMVISSGGKPLVKPTTKWQENTVIITKEDDLQNAKKFMAKAPKSVTMHSTEFILTGILRQELSLEEFKLTV is encoded by the exons ACGGTTTCTAAAATACATGCAGAAATTGAAGCAACATCTCCTAACAGGCctgtttttataaaagatcTTAAATCATCAAATCTGACAAGGATTAACAGA GGAAAATTAAGGCCATATTCTTTATATCAAGTAACTGATGGGAATGAGTTGATATTTGGAAATGTTATAGCAATATTTAAACTGTATCAACCAATTGATGATTCCTTAGTATCGTGTACACCTCAAGTCAACCGAAAACTGAAAGCAATCATACCTGGCACGCCTGACTCCTCAATG AATACATCATCTGCATCTGAAAGTGATAACTCCATTATACCTGGCACACAAACGGATAAGATTGATTCTAACTTCCGACTTCCTGGAATTCCAGTCAGATCTTCCAGAAGTGATGAACATAGAAGCCCAAGAGTTCCAGCATTTACTCTCGACGATCTTCCATCGCCATTgtctaaagaaaaaaaaaggcaTGATGACATTTGCGAAGCTAAAACTCAAAGACCTTCTACAAGTAATGAAACAGAAGGTCATGATAGTAGTGATGATATTTACACTGCTGCAACTCAAAAAGCTTCAAAAATTGTCAAACCTGTCACTTCAGATGAGAACATATACGATATGGCAACGCAAAGGCCAATTGATTCTGATGAAGGAACTGATGAGTTAGAAAATGTAACGACTCAACGACTAAACTATAAGTATCCACAATCGAGCAAAGTAACAGACAATCAATCTATTAATGATCTTGAAACACAACCATTTGAtgctgaaaaattgaattcagTTAAAAGAAAGTCTCTTGACGCGTCTATATACAGTGCTTTAACTCAGAAAAACGTACCCGATAATTCAGACAACGAATCTATTGAAGATCTTGAAACACAGCAATTTAATCTCGCAAATAATGTATCAATTCACAGCGCTGCAACGCAGAAAAATGATTATACTAAGTCAAATAGTAAATCAATTGAAGATCTGGAAACTCAAGCATTTGATACCCgaaaatcaagtgtttttaatgGGGATTTAAATGATGTGTCTATCCATAGCGCACCAACTCAGAAAAACGTTTGCAATGAACCAACTGAAACTATTGAGGATTTGGAAACTCAACAAGTAGACATGAGAAAATCGAACAGTTCTAACAATAGTTCACATGATGTATCAATTCATAGTGCTGCTAcgcaaaaaaatgtttctaaaGACTTGAGCAAATCTATGGAAAACTTAGAAACTCAGCAGTTTGACTTGCAAAAAAAGGCGTTGAAAAGAGAATCTTATGATGATTCTATCTACAGTGCCACAACACAGAAAGTTAATAATGAGGCTCCGCAtgaatttatagaaaatgtaGAAACACAAAAATTTGACGCTAATAAACCAGAAAAGTTCGTAGTACCCAGTCCGTTTCAAAGGGAATGTAATAAGTCACTCGATGTTTCCGAAACAGAAAGATGTATACCTGTAGATAATATTCTCGAATCTATAGAAAATATGGAAACACAACACTTTGTGACCACCACTACATCTGAAACATCTACTTCAAATAAAGTAACCGATGAGTCCATTCATGCAGCCGAGATTCTCAAGCTTAGATCTGCCGAGCCAAACAATGAATCCATAGATAATTTAGAAACAGAACAATTTATCAACAAAACAACAAATGAAATAATTGATGAATCCACAGAATCAATGCATCTTGTTGATGAAAGTCCAAGAATTTCTAGTTTATCCTTTACATCTCAAAATACATCACCCGTAGATCTAAAGGATACTAAAGAATCATCATCTAACGCTGGTATTCAAAGAATAGAACAAGAAAATGAGCAAAATAATACTAGTGAAAACCCAAATAATtccaatttacaatttaaagaGCCGTTAGTGTCTTCATCTATTACATATAGTAATACAACCAATACAATAAATGATAAAGAAATCAGTGTATCAAAAAGTGTTGGAAACAATGAGGAAGAAAAGAGTATATTAGAAGGAGAGAACGAAGAAGAAATGTTTTCGCAAAATTTAATTGAAGATTGTCCATTTGCTTTCCTTCCTGAAGAATCAGTTAGTAATAAAAACCAATCATCTACTATATctcaaattgaagaaaaaactaaaataaaagagaacaaaataattaatggTAGCATCTTTAATGCTTCTACAAATACTGAAATCCATAAGTCTGAAGCAGCTGCAAGTAAATCTCACGATATTATTAACGAAAGTGACTCTGAAACTGATGAAGAGGGTGTCTTCACCAATCAGTCATCCAACGAAGATAAATGTAATCAATCTAGTTCTAAGTATACCTCAAAAACCGGGAAAGACGCCGTACCTAACGAAGCAGATTCCGAAACAGATGAAGAAGGTGCTTTCTCTAATCACTTATCTAATCAAAGCGAAGGCGATGTTAAAAATAGTAAACagaataatgataaaattagAGAAAATGATTCGGAAACTGATGAAGAAGGTGTATTTTCAGATCGTATGgttaaagaaaagaaaaaccaATCTTCTTTATCTAAAAAAGACAATAATGTTGACAGTGATGAAGATATTTTTGACAATATACCTGATGACGATGGAAAAACTGAACTTAACGAATCAGTAATTTTATCATCTAAACCTGATAGTTTAATTCATCAAGATTTGATATTTGATGATAACTGTGAAGAAAAAAGCACtatcattaaaaaatctcATACAGCTAATACAAAGTCATTTGAGGATAACAAAATCAATGATATTGAAGTTGACGATCTTGCTTCTACACAGTTAATTAACACTGGCATGACTGATAACTTTTTAGCATCAACGCAAGTAATATCTAAAGAAAAAGATTCGGCGAAAAAGACTGGTGAAAATTTTGATGATCTTGAATTAGTACCGACTCAAAAAATCGTGGACACCCAATATACGGAATCGCAGTTTCCTGCGCAGAATAGTAGTAGACGATCCAATGATCGCTGGAATACAAATAGTACTATTGACTTAGCACCGACCCAAAAACTTACAGACACGCAATTGTGTACGGAATCTCAATTTGCTACTTCAATTAACAAACAATTAAACGATTGTAgcaatgcagtaaataaacttgacttgGCGTCGACCCAAATTATTACAGAGACGCAATCTTGTACAGAATCTCAATTCGCTAAACCAGTTGGCAAACAATTAAATGATAAATGTAACACAGAAAAGAAAGCTGTCGTTGCAGAGACGGCACCTTGCACGGAACTTCAATTAGCTACAGAAATTAATGATGAACTACCAAACGATCTAATAAACAGAAACGCTGACATTGAAGATTTAGAATGTAAAAATGCTCCAACTAAAGATAGCAATGATTTAGAACAGAAGTTGTCACTTAGCCAATCAAAACGACAACTAGAAGAATTAGAAATTACTTGTAACAAAAAAGTGAAGACTACTGATGATGCACAGAATGTACAATCAGACCTGTTTGATAATGTAGAAAAAGATTTAGGCGAAATGTTTGAAGGGCCTGAAAATAAACCATCAGAAGTAGACCAGTCAGCATTGCTAACACAGCAGTTGGAAAATATTTTGGAATCTAGTCAAAATGATGACAGTTTTGTAACCGATTTGAATGAGTCGAAACCATCTCCAACGCTCAGCTCTGGAAGAATTTCCAAAACTAAAAATCGTCGCAGAGCAATGCTCCTTGGAAAAGCTGACCCTCTTAGTCCACTAGTAAAACCAGTAATTAATCTCAACGATACTATTGAgagaaatttgaataaattatttgacgACAATGTCAATAATATGAAGGCGTACGAAACTGACGAAATGATGACACAACAGTTAAAGAGCATTCTTCAATCGCAAGATGACCATCATATGACAAACAATGAAGATATTACAGTAACGAAATCGCCAGTTTTGAGCAAGACTtgcgagaagaagaaaaatcgatTAAGCCTGTCAGTGAATCTTAATGCTTCGTCGACTTCTAAGAAACAAGCAAAACAGCAAACACCAAAACCATCATGTGTGCAACCAAGTTCAAGCAATAAAACTGTAGAGTTGCAAGAAGCCGACGAATACTTAGCGAATCTCAAATCCAACAAAACACGCAACGCCACAGATACTCTATCCGATGAAGAACGAATCCATTCTCAGTCATCCACTGATAACGAAAGGGAAATCGTATACAAGCGCGGAATGATAGGTTTCTCCTCTACGATGCGACCA GAGGCCGGCGACAGTTCCAAAGCAGAAGGGGTGCCGAAAACAATCCAGTCAAGGATGTCAAGCCTGACGATTATTCGGACTAAACGCTCCGTGGCTTCGGACGTGGACGACGCGCAGAATCGACCCCCCAAGCGCTCCAAAACTACACCTGTGGACGAGGAGCGCCCCAAGCTTCAGCAGCTTTCG CCGGCTCCAGTCAGCGTCGCCGATCCGGACAAGAAGAGGGTCAGTAAGGTGCCTAAGACACTGGACAGCTTCGTGGTCAATTACAACTCAAAGAATATAACGGACTCGTCCGACACATCGGCGATCGAGAATAGCGTTGTCGAGGAAACGCAGAATGAGAAGAGCAATAGATCGCAAACTAGAGGCAGAGCTGCGGCGGCGAACAGAAAGAAAACGAAGCATGAGGCGCTGACCGTACACAGTAACAATTCTAGCAAAGAGAATCTTGTGGTGGAGAATTCCGACGTCGAAAGCGCTCCGTATACGTCAAAAGCTCGAAATATAAGGCTAAAAAGAAACCTAAATATTACAGACCCATctgtaattaaaaatagtaGTAAGGATGAAATATCAAATAGCAGCGTCGAAAGTGAtagtaaaacaaaaaaaagaggtCGAGCTACTCGACAAAAGAAAGCTATGTCGGTAAAAGAGCCGGTCGTAACTAAAAAAGTAGCTACTATTATACAAGATTCAGATGCAGAAGAATCAGATGAATCGGAATTCCTTAAAAAGGAGTCTAAAAATAAGTTAGTTGAGACTATTAAATCGTCTCATTCGGGGAAATCAAATAattcaaaagttattgaagCAGAATCTCAAAAtgaaaaggaaaaagatgTCGAACAAATGATTTCAGGCAAATCGAATAAAAGTGACGTTAATGTTACTAAAAGTAAGCGAACTCGACGCGTTAAAGAATCagatttagaaaaaaaggATAGCTCATTGGATGCTGTTAGTAAGAaaattaatactcgaactagGCGAGGCATAAAAGTCGATAATTCAAGTTTAGAAGAGTCAAGTAGTTCTGACAGTGCAGCTACAAAGGGGAATAAAAGTGATCAAGATAAAAATGTGAAAGAATcagttttagaaaaatttaatgCTGATGTTAATAAAACAAGTAAAAATAGACAAATTAAACAAGCAGATGCAATCAAAATTAAATCCAACGTAGAAGAGTCACATGAGGATGAAGTGACATTGGATTCGGATTTAGGAATACCAGATCCATCAACTAAACCAAGTAGAAGTAGTCGCGCTACAAAAACAAATGTCACTCTTAATAAAGGAACAAGGAGTAGAAAAGCAAACGCGCGTGATCAGTCGTCAGATTCAGTATTTTCAGAAAGCGATGCTGAAAAAGATAGAAACGTATCTTTGGCAAATAAAAGTAGTAGTTCTCGCCCAGTGAGACAAACAAGGGCGCGTAAGGCGTCTACAAACGTAAGCACGGTTGATACTCCTTCGTCAGAAGAATCGCAAGAAATAGCCGAAATCCTGCAAAACAGTAGCGGAGAAGAAGCAAACAGAAGTCGGAAACGTAATGCACGCAGAGCAAAAAATACCCCGAACAGTTCTGAAGACACCCAGGATTCTGAAAGCAATAACACCCAGGAAGATAATGTTTTTGAAAGACCAGTGAGTAGACCGAAGCGTGCTAGGCTCGTTAAATCAACCAAAAATAAGTCATCGTCGCAAAACAATTTACCCGTCGACGAAGAAATAAGAACACGTTCGCCGCAGCAATCCTCCACATCTCAAAAAAGAACACCAAGTCCAAATCTACCAGTTACACCTTCCCGATCAACGCCATCAAGAAACAGAAGAACAATGTCTATGTCACCTATGAAAGGAGCTTCTTACAAAGTACTTTTCACCGGAGAGAGATCTGAAGTTCATCGTAAAATTGTCGCCAAACTAG GCGGTTCGGAAATGGAAGATCCAGAAAAATGTTCCATTTTGGTAACCGATAAAGTACGAAGAACATACAAATTTCTTTGTTGTCTGGCACAAGGAATTCCTATTGTTTCGGTGGCTTGGCTAAATGACAGTGGAAAGGCTCACCGTTTTCTAAACTGGGAAAATTATGTTTTGCAAGATCCGACTGCTGAAGCAAAGTTCAAGTTCAAACTGAAAGAAAGTTTAGAGAAAGCATCAACTCACAGACTATTGGAAGGATATACGGTGCTTATAACGCCACGTATCACCCAACCTCCAGTCGCTGAATTAAAGG GTATGGTAATATCCAGTGGAGGAAAGCCTCTTGTCAAACCTACAACAAAGTGGCAAGAAAATACTGTTATAATTACAAAGGAAGATGACTTACAAAATGCGAAGAAATTCATGGCTAAAGCTCCAAAATCAGTAACCATGCACTCCACAGAATTTATCTTAACAGGAATTCTAAGGCAAGAATTAAGCCTAGAAGAATTTAAATTAACAGTTTAA